From a region of the Cololabis saira isolate AMF1-May2022 chromosome 8, fColSai1.1, whole genome shotgun sequence genome:
- the LOC133449135 gene encoding odorant receptor 131-2-like, which yields MNFTPVEANVTKDENYLEFLVTAVIKNMIVLFLSITILSVNATMVHTFKTHHILKLNPRYILFINLVLNDMIQLTISTSLYILAHVFRTLYVPLCVFFIFVVSLATINTPLILAFMAAECYISVCFPLRYNNICTLKKTYIVVGIIWATSSLSVLLDIFILVATEQQQFFNSRVFCDRDSLFRSSYSLNRRNAFHIFFLVLVWLTLFYTFFRILFVAKAANADPTKARNTLLLHGFQVLLCMMVYVHPFLTPFLKDLIPEDRRSVNFTIYIMIQIIPRFLNPVVYGLRDKTFRRYLRRYCICLQISFTKTTLKM from the exons ATGAATTTCACACCTGTGGAAGCCAACGTGACAAAAGATGAAAATTACCTGGAATTCCTTGTTACTGCCGTTATCAAGAATATGATAGTCCTCTTTCTAAGCATTACCATACTCTCTGTAAATGCTACAATGGTCCACACATTCAAGACGCATCAT ATCTTAAAGCTGAACCCTCGCTACATCCTTTTCATCAACCTGGTTCTCAACGACATGATCCAGCTGACCATCAGCACTTCCCTCTACATCTTAGCCCACGTTTTCCGGACCCTCTACGTCCCCCTGTGTGTTTTCTTCATCTTTGTCGTCAGTCTCGCCACCATAAACACTCCTCTGATTCTTGCTTTTATGGCAGCAGAGTGTTACATTTCTGTCTGCTTTCCTCTCCGTTACAACAACATATGTACTCTTAAAAAAACGTATATTGTTGTTGGCATTATCTGGGCAACAAGCTCTCTTTCTGTCCTCCTTGACATCTTCATCCTTGTGGCCACTGAACAGCAGCAGTTCTTTAATTCTAGAGTGTTTTGTGACAGAGACAGTCTTTTCAGGAGCAGCTACAGTTTAAATAGAAGGAAtgcatttcacatttttttcctggttctggtttggCTCACATTGTTCTACACTTTCTTCAGAATCTTGTTTGTGGCCAAAGCAGCAAATGCAGATCCAACCAAAGCTCGAAACACACTGTTGCTTCATGGTTTCCAGGTGCTGTTGTGTATGATGGTGTATGTGCACCCTTTTTTAACACCATTCCTCAAAGATTTGATACCTGAAGACAGAAGATCCGTAAATTTTACAATTTATATCATGATCCAAATAATTCCTCGATTTTTGAATCCTGTTGTCTATGGATTACGTGACAAGACATTCAGAAGATACCTTAGAAGATATTGCATCTGCCTTCAGATAAGTTTTACAAAGACGACATTGAAGATGTAG